The Juglans regia cultivar Chandler chromosome 2, Walnut 2.0, whole genome shotgun sequence genome includes a window with the following:
- the LOC108984967 gene encoding lysine-specific demethylase REF6-like, which yields MGASEATHEVLSWLKTLPLAPEYHPTLAEFQDPISYIFKIEKEASKFGICKIVPPVPSSPKKTAIANLNRSLAARNPGSDPKTPPTFTTRQQQIGFCPRRPRPVQRPVWQSGEYYTFQDFEAKAKAFEKSYLKKCPKRGTSPSALEIETLYWKATVDKPFSVEYANDMPGSAFVPFSPKKSREAGWEGLSLGETAWNMRGVSRSNGSLLRFMKEEIPGVTSPMLYVAMMFSWFAWHVEDHDLHSLNYLHMGAGKTWYGVPREAAVAFEEVVRVHGYGGEVNPLVTFSILGEKTTVMSPEVFISAGVPCCRLVQNAGEFVVTFPRAYHTGFSHGFNCGEAANIATPEWLRVAKDAAIRRASINYPPMVSHFQLLYDLALALCSRIPVGINEPRSSRLKDKKKGEGETVVKELFVQSVVQNNDLLYILGKGSSVVLLPQSSSDISVCSKLRVGSQLRVNPSSPGLCSSKEVVNMKSSSLVSDDLVLDKNQGIGQMKGFVPVKRNFVSVYERNRLSSLSRFSNICSSNSKILNRDSERGSTIQCDGLSDQRLFSCVTCGILSFACVAIIQPTEPASRYLMSADCSFFSDWVAGSGITGDGYTIAGVDAITSDQNTGTERMEKIVPRGLCDVPLQSADYQIQMADQSYKVVSNSELRRDTSALGLLALNYGNSSDSEEDQSEPDFPTSADETKSTNCLSESMHRGDNSDFPPMQDCPHNATGVFSLSLSGNGGVEETPSPHIFDCYSQHGRRGTNLNDGNHRTSDHSVEFKTDDLTSIKLNGLVGTFSDPMTIWHNNSDHSPRVHDAEKTMFGKAIAPIENANMSLAPRSDEDSSRMHVFCLEHAVEVEQQLRPIGGVHILLLCHPEYAKIEAEAKLLGEELGIDCHWNNTTFRNATKEDENRIRSALNSQEAIHGNGDWAVKLGINLFYSANLSHSTLYSKQMPYNFVIYNAFGRSSPSSLPRKHNVCRRSGRQKKFVSGKWCGKVWMSHQVHPLLVKGDPDYEEEEKEDRSFRTRTIPDEKLERISESNPKSEVTMVTRKYSRKRKMAVESGTTKKAKCVGLEDAISDYSVEDNSHQKHRRTLRGKPAKSMERDDAVSDDSLKFNTRQPQRTTSKSKEAYSDEREDDAVSDDSLEHSCHQQRRRICSGKRPKFFEKEYAISDGSLGNNLHQHNRRIGRSKIEKEEFSDDSLEVNSDLQIRRLSRSQAKCIEREDGAMDGSFGDIPHQQHRRVPKIKEAKGIEREDLVSDIPLDSNSYQHRRIIRNKQTKLGTHKNVKKETPLFKQGPSWATKQVTRQVMKKGTPQQMKQQTSRRRNNQSHQDASQFGLYVEENIEGGPSTRLRKRTPKLQKESEARAKEKQQTSRKKVKKNASAVKTLAVNNNAKAGEEEAEFLCDIEGCTMSFGSKQELTWHKRNICPVKGCGKKFFSHKYLVQHRRVHMDDRPLKCPWKGCKMTFKWAWARTEHIRVHTGARPYVCGETGCGQTFRFVSDFSRHKRKTGHSAKKGRG from the exons ATGGGAGCCTCGGAGGCTACTCACGAGGTGCTTTCATGGCTCAAAACCCTACCTTTGGCCCCAGAGTACCACCCCACTCTAGCAGAGTTCCAAGATCCGATTTCCTACATTTTCAAGATCGAGAAAGAGGCTTCCAAGTTTGGAATCTGCAAAATCGTTCCCCCAGTACCTTCCTCCCCGAAGAAGACAGCAATTGCCAATCTCAACCGGTCCCTCGCCGCCCGGAACCCTGGCTCTGACCCCAAAACCCCGCCCACATTCACCACCCGGCAGCAGCAGATCGGGTTCTGCCCGAGGAGGCCGCGTCCGGTGCAGAGGCCCGTGTGGCAGAGCGGCGAGTACTATACGTTTCAGGATTTCGAGGCTAAAGCCAAGGCCTTCGAGAAGAGCTACCTCAAGAAATGTCCCAAGAGAGGGACTTCCCCTTCGGCTCTGGAAATCGAAACCCTTTATTGGAAAGCCACCGTGGACAAGCCCTTTTCTGTTGAGTACGCCAATGACATGCCCGGGTCGGCTTTCGTGCCGTTTAGTCCCAAGAAGAGCAGGGAGGCAGGGTGGGAGGGTCTGAGCCTCGGCGAGACCGCATGGAATATGAGAGGGGTGTCCAGGTCAAATGGGTCTTTGTTGAGGTTCATGAAGGAGGAGATTCCGGGGGTTACATCCCCGATGTTGTACGTAGCTATGATGTTTAGCTGGTTTGCTTGGCACGTGGAGGATCACGACCTACACAGCTTGAACTACTTGCATATGGGGGCTGGGAAGACCTGGTATGGCGTGCCGAGAGAAGCGGCGGTTGCATTCGAGGAGGTGGTCAGAGTTCATGGCTATGGAGGAGAAGTCAATCCTCTTG TTACCTTTTCTATTCTTGGGGAAAAGACCACAGTGATGTCACCTGAAGTATTTATTAGTGCAGGGGTTCCATGTTGCAG GTTAGTGCAAAATGCTGGGGAATTTGTTGTCACTTTTCCGAGAGCCTATCATACAGGGTTCAGTCACG GATTTAATTGTGGGGAGGCAGCTAATATTGCAACTCCTGAATGGTTGAGGGTCGCCAAAGATGCTGCTATTCGAAGAGCTTCTATCAATTATCCTCCCATGGTGTCTCATTTTCAGTTACTTTATGATCTTGCACTGGCGTTATGTTCCAG AATACCTGTGGGCATCAATGAACCACGAAGTTCTCGACTGAAGGATAAGAAAAAAGGTGAAGGAGAAACGGTAGTTAAAGAGCTATTTGTGCAGAGCGTGGTACAGAATAATGACCTGCTTTACATTCTTGGAAAAGGGTCTTCAGTTGTACTTCTTCCACAAAGTTCTTCTGACATATCGGTTTGTTCGAAATTACGTGTTGGATCCCAGTTAAGGGTAAACCCCAGCTCCCCTGGTTTATGCAGTTCTAAGGAAGTTGTGAACATGAAATCCTCGAGTCTAGTTTCTGATGATCTTGTGCTAGACAAGAACCAGGGAATCGGGCAAATGAAAGGTTTTGTTCCggtgaaaagaaattttgtctCTGTGTATGAGAGGAACAGATTATCCTCATTAAGCAGGTTTAGTAATATATGCTCCTCGAATTCTAAGATACTGAATAGAGACAGTGAAAGAGGAAGTACAATTCAATGTGATGGGTTGTCAGATCAGAGACTGTTTTCATGCGTCACATGTGGAATTCTAAGCTTTGCTTGTGTCGCCATCATTCAACCCACAGAACCAGCATCTAGATACCTTATGTCAGCTGATTGTAGTTTCTTTAGTGATTGGGTTGCAGGTTCTGGAATAACTGGTGATGGGTATACCATCGCTGGTGTGGATGCAATTACTTCTGATCAGAATACTGGTACAG AGCGGATGGAGAAAATTGTACCCCGTGGTTTATGTGACGTTCCTCTTCAATCTGCTGATTACCAAATTCAGATGGCAGATCAAAGTTATAAAGTGGTTTCAAATTCTGAATTACGAAGAGATACTTCTGCTCTTGGCCTACTAGCTTTAAATTATGGGAATTCATCCGACTCTGAGGAGGATCAGTCTGAACCAGATTTTCCTACATCTGCTGATGAAACTAAGTCGACGAATTGTTTATCAGAAAGTATGCATCGGGGTGATAACTCTGATTTCCCTCCTATGCAAGACTGCCCCCACAATGCAACTGGGGTTTTCAGTCTCTCATTGTCTGGAAATGGTGGTGTGGAGGAAACCCCTTCTCCCCATATTTTTGATTGTTATTCTCAACATGGACGTAGAGGCACCAATCTCAATGATGGAAATCATCGAACTTCTGACCATTCTGTTGAGTTTAAAACCGATGATCTTACTTCCATAAAATTAAATGGATTGGTGGGTACATTTAGTGATCCAATGACAATATGGCATAATAATTCAGATCATTCTCCACGTGTCCATGATGCTGAGAAAACTATGTTTGGCAAGGCAATTGCACCAATAGAGAATGCAAACATGTCATTAGCTCCAAGATCGGATGAAGACTCTTCTAGAATGCATGTCTTCTGTCTCGAGCATGCTGTAGAAGTAGAACAGCAACTCCGCCCAATAGGAGGAGTACATATATTGCTCCTTTGTCATCCAG AGTATGCCAAAATAGAGGCTGAAGCAAAGTTGCTTGGAGAAGAGTTGGGAATTGATTGTCACTGGAACAACACAACATTCAGGAATGCCACCAAAGAGGATGAGAATAGGATCCGGTCAGCTCTTAATAGTCAGGAAGCAATTCATGGGAATGGGGATTGGGCTGTAAAGCTGGGGATTAATCTGTTTTACAGTGCCAACCTCAGCCACTCTACTCTTTATAGTAAGCAGATGCCTTacaattttgttatatataatgcatTTGGTCGTAGTTCTCCATCTAGCTTGCCCAGAAAACATAACGTCTGCAGGAGGTCTGGCAGGCAGAAAAAATTCGTGTCAGGGAAATGGTGTGGAAAAGTCTGGATGTCGCATCAGGTTCATCCCCTATTAGTGAAAGGGGATCCTGactatgaagaagaagaaaaagaagatagaagCTTCCGAACTAGGACCATTCCAGATGAGAAGCTTGAGAGAATATCAGAAAGCAACCCCAAAAGTGAGGTGACCATGGTTACTAGAAAGTATAGTAGGAAGAGAAAGATGGCGGTAGAAAGTGGAACTACCAAAAAAGCCAAATGTGTTGGTCTAGAAGATGCAATTTCAGATTATTCAGTAGAAGATAATTCTCACCAGAAGCATAGGAGGACCCTTAGAGGCAAGCCAGCTAAATCCATGGAGAGAGATGATGCAGTTTCAGATGATTCATTGAAGTTTAATACTCGTCAGCCACAAAGGACCACCTCTAAAAGTAAGGAAGCCTATTCTGATGAGAGAGAAGATGATGCTGTTTCAGATGATTCACTGGAGCATAGTTGTCATCAGCAGCGTAGAAGGATTTGTAGTGGCAAGCGACCCAAATTTTTTGAGAAAGAATATGCAATTTCAGACGGTTCACTAGGAAATAATCTTCATCAGCATAATAGGAGGATTGGTAGAAGCAAGATTGAGAAAGAAGAGTTTTCTGATGATTCCCTGGAGGTTAATTCTGATCTGCAGATTAGGAGGCTTTCTAGGAGCCAAGCCAAATGCATTGAGAGAGAAGATGGAGCTATGGATGGTTCATTTGGAGATATTCCACATCAGCAGCACAGGAGGGTTCCTAAAATCAAGGAAGCCAAAGGAATTGAGAGAGAAGATTTGGTTTCAGATATTCCACTGGACAGCAATTCTTATCAGCACCGGAGGATTATACGAAACAAGCAAACGAAACTGGGGACTCATAAGAACGTGAAGAAAGAGACCCCCCTCTTTAAACAAGGGCCTTCTTGGGCTACAAAACAGGTGACTCGTCAGGTAATGAAAAAAGGGACCCCTCAGCAAATGAAACAACAGACTTCTCGGCGTCGGAATAATCAATCTCACCAGGATGCTAGCCAGTTTGGTCTATATGTTGAAGAGAACATAGAAGGCGGACCTAGCACACGCCTTAGGAAGAGAACCCCAAAGCTCCAAAAAGAGTCAGAAGCCAGAGCAAAAGAGAAGCAGCAAACAAGTAGGAAAAAGGTTAAGAAGAATGCTTCAGCTGTGAAGACTCTGGCTGTGAACAATAATGCAAAAGCAGGGGAGGAGGAAGCAGAATTCCTGTGCGACATTGAGGGGTGCACCATGAGTTTTGGCTCAAAACAAGAGCTCACCTGGCATAAAAGAAACATCTGTCCAGTCAAGGGTTGTGGAAAGAAGTTCTTCTCGCATAAATATCTGGTGCAGCACCGTCGAGTTCACATGGATGATCGCCCCCTTAAGTGCCCTTGGAAGGGCTGCAAGATGACATTCAAATGGGCATGGGCTCGCACTGAACACATTAGGGTTCATACAGGTGCTCGCCCTTACGTGTGTGGCGAGACAGGCTGTGGGCAGACATTCCGATTTGTGTCAGATTTCAGTCGCCACAAGCGGAAGACGGGTCATTCAGCAAAGAAGGGAAGGGGATAA